Genomic window (Paenibacillus sp. PK3_47):
GGAACTCTATCCATTGTTCACCGTCGTTTAAGCAGGGGATAGCGGTGAATTGCTCCGGCTGCCCTCCGCCGGCTGCGAATTGCTCCCGGCCCTCCACGGCCAGCTCATGCAGTGTCTCCAGGCAGTCTGTTACAAGTCCCGGTGAAAAAATTGCCGGCCTGCAGATCCCGCGTCCGCTGAGCTCCTGCAGCACTTCAGCCGTGGAAGGGCCAAGCCATTCCTCACGGCCAAAGCGGGACTGGAAGGAAGTCTGCCAGCTTCCTGATTCCCAGTTCATGGCTTCCGCGAGCAGGCGTGCCGTCTCCTTGCACTGTCCGGGATAGGGGTCGCCGGTCGCAGCATATCTGCTGGGGATTCCGTGAAAGGTCAGTAGGAAGTAATCCGGACTTGAACCGGTAAGCGCCAGCTGATCCAGCAGATGCTGCTTCATGGCGGCGATATACCCCGGTTCGTTATAGTAGGCATCTATAAAACGCAGTGCAGGAACATGCCGTTTGGATACCGGTCCGTTAGCACTGCGCCGTCCAAGCGCGGCAAAGCTTGCAGCATCATAGACAGAAGCGGTTGTAGTCGAAGAGTATTGCGGAAACAGCGGAAGAATGATGATTCTGCTGGCTCCCGAGGCTTCCAGCCTGGCCACCGCCTGTTCCATACCCGGTTCACTGTAGGCCAGGCCAAGCTCTACCTGAAAACGGCTGCCGAGCTGCTGCTGCAGACTTTTACGCTGGGCAAGGGAATGAACCAGCAGCGGAGAACCTTCCTTCAGCCATATTTCGGAGTAGAGCCTGGCCGAACGGCCGGGGCGCACACGCAGAATAATTCCTCTCAGCAGCGGCTGCCACAGCAGTGGCGGGTAATCGATGATCCGGCGGTCTGAGAGGAATTTTTTGAGATAAGGACGTACTGCCTTGGGACTGGGAGCTTCAGGTGTTCCGATTTGTGCAAGAATAACTCCGATAGGGGGCTGACTCATCGTAAGGAAAGCTCCTTTACATAACATGACATCGCTCTAAAATATCATATGATCCGCAGAAAACGCAGTGTGTGACATCACACTTTTGTCTTAACAGGCAGTATACGGGAGGATTTGAAAGGAAAAATAAATGTGTTTTTAGCGTTATTTGGTAATAGTGATTTTTTTAATACGGTGTGTGATTTTGTATACAGAGAAGACAAGCTTCAGTTTGATACCATCAATCCAGAAATTGCCGCCGGGCAGTTTTTATAGAATTATGTGAATTTATTCACCCTTTATGTGAAATGTTTCACCTTATTCATCTACATAATGAACAGACATCCGGGATAGGCCTGCAGATACGGGAAAGGGGGGATGGCCTCTTATGAAGAGCCGCGGTGCTCTTTGTAAGAAGGGAGAAGTAACGGCCAAGGGAAAGACCGTTGTGAAGAGCTACATACTACTGGGGATATGGTAAAGGAGAATACGCATTGAAAAAACTAATTTCTTTGACTGTCAGCGCAGCAATATTGCTTGCACCTTTTGCTTACAGCATTAATGCACCGGCTTTGAATCTGCAGGTGGATGCCGTGTCAGCAGCTTCGGAAGAAACACCGGCAGCTACGGCTAAGCCTGCTGCCAAACCTAAAGCTACGCCAAAAGCGACAGCTAAACCAAAGGCAACAGCTAAACCAAAGGCAACACCAAAGCCCAAAGCGACACCAAAGCCGACAGCCAAACCTGCTGCTACCCCAAAGGCAACAGCGAAGCCGGCAGCAACGCCAAAAGCGACAGTGAAGCCTGCAGCAACAGCGAAGCCTGCAGCAACGGCTAAGCCGGCAACAGCAGCACCAGCTGCAACGGCGAAACCTGCAGCTACAGCTGAGCCCGTTGCAACTGCGGAGCCTGTAACGGTTGAACAGAACGTGTATCAAGACGGAGTATACTCAGCTTACGGTGACGCTTATTCCAAAGGTACCGAAGGCGCTAAAATAACGATCGAGGACGGAAAAATCACGGATATCGAGCTGATGAGAACCAGTCCGAAGCTGATCGACCGCAATGCCCGCGAGAATTACAGCGGCGTGTGGGATGCTTACAGACTGATGAAAGACAGACTCCTGGGCAAAACGAGAGACGGTGCAGCCGCAGTAGATGCCGTATCCGGTGCCACCCGTACCAGCAACGGCTGGAAGCTGTCGGTTGACAGAGCGTTTGAAAGAGCGCTGACTGAGAAGCCGGAAGACGCCACTTACTTTGAAGGCGATCACATGGGGATTGATCCGGAAGGCAAATATGCCGTATTCGCAAGCTATGATGCCAATGAGCTTACAGCTGTAAAGCTGTATCCGCTGACGGCTAACGGCGATATTGTCGATGAGAAGGCTTTTACACCTGAACAGGCGGCAGCTGTAGCAGCCATTACTCCTGCACTGCTGGCTGATGGTTCTAATGCTAAGCCTGTAGCCGGTTACGAAGCAGACACCAAATATGCTGTGAACGCATTCTGGGATGCCGAGCAGAACGCGACTATCGATAATGCTCCTACTTACATCGACGGGTACTATTCTTCCTACGGCACTGCAAGAAGTGTAGGCGTAGAGAAGGCCGATATCCTTATCCGCAACGGCAAGCTGGTAGATGTGAAGCTGTACAGACTGGGCAACAACCTGCTGGACAGAGGTGCTACAGCTTATGCCGACGTAGTCAAAGCCAACGCTCCGATGACAGCGAAGTTCCTGGCTAACGGTTCTTATTTTGCTGACTATGATGATAAAGTAGACGGTATTTCCGGTGCTACCGAAAGCAGCCACGGCTGGAATCAGGCGGTGGAAAGAGCATTCGAGAAAGCGCTGGTAGAACCGGCTGAAGGACAATACTTTGACGGCAAATTCGCCGGTGTAGATAACCAGTCCAAGGTAATGCTGCTGGTTGATGTTGAAGCAGATGAAGTAACAGGGATCAAGCTCAGCCTGTTCGGAACAGACGGCAAGCTGATTGCTGATGACAAACGGACAGCCGACCAAAAGGCGCTGGCTGAACAGCTGACAGCCGGTCTGCTTGATCAGGGTGTGGAGCTGGCTGACATTGCCGGCCAGGAAGCCCTGTCGGCAGCTGCGAGAGCGGCACTGGAAGACGCTTTGACCAATGCTTCCAAAGTACAAGGGGAGTATAAAGACGGAACTTTCACCGCTTTCGGTGATGCTTATGATAAAGGTACGAACAGAGCGGACGTTACGCTGCGTAACGGCAAGATTGTGAATATTGCCCTGTTCCGCGTGGGGATGAATCTTGTAGATCTTGGTAAAGCCGCTTATGCGGAGGTTCAAAAAGCGATTCCGCAGCTGACTGCGGACTTCATGGCTGCCGGCACAAGAGAAGCTGCACAGGAAGTGGATGCGGTGTCCGGTGCAACAAGCAGCAGTGTCGCGTTGAAAGCGGCTGTGGACAGAGCTTACGGCAAAGCCGAGGTTGCAGAGGGCAACAAAGCCGCCTTCTTCGACGGAATTTTCATCGGTGCCAGCGCTGACAAATCTGTCAATGTAATGGTCACAGTCAAGAACCACATTCCGGTAAAAATGATCGTGTATTATCTCGACACAGCCGGCAAAGTAAAAGCAAACACTAAGCTGACTCCGGCCGAGCTTGCTGTGAAAAGTGAGATTGAAACAACTTCATCCGGCTATGGCCTGCACAAGTACGGTTACCGCGCTGCGGCATTCGGAAGCAATGATGAAGAAAAGGCGCTCTCCGCCAAAGTTGTGGAAGCTATCAAATCTGCTTTGGAAGCAGCAGGTCAATAATATCTTTGTAAGTAACAAAGAGGTTGTCCCCAGCCATGCCAATGGTGAGGGATGACCTCTTTTTATGCCCGGGACATAATATTGAATCGCAATCGTATAGTAATTTAGAGGGATTTCGGAGGTGAATGTCTAAAGTTTAATATATACAGCAGGTGAATGCCTGCTAGTAATGGGAGGCTCCAACATGACACTTATTAAACAGCTATCTCCGCAGGATGAGTTTACCGGGTTCTATCTCTTACGCGAACTTGCGGTTAAACAGACTAACGGTACTCCTCCAAAGGATTATTTTGATATTGTACTCGGCGACTCAAGCGGCCAAATTTCGGCCAAGTATTGGGACGTCAGCGTGACGGATAAAGAAACCTTTTTCCCCATGGCATTGGTAAAAGTGCGCGGGATGGCTCACACCTACCGTGAGAAGCTTCAAGTGAAAGTCACCAAAATCAGACTGGCGAATGAGGCGGACGGCGTGTCCTTGACTGATTTCATCCGTTCTGCGCCCATCCGGCCGGTGGATCTTGTCTATACAATCAAAAATGCTATGGCGAGCATTGCAGATCCGGAAATCTCCACGATCGTCTCTTTCTGCGTCGGCAAAGTGGAGGAGAAGCTGTCCCATTATCCGGCGGCCAAAACCCATCATCATGCTTATTTTGCCGGACTTGCCTATCATATGGTGCGGATGCTGGAAATCGGTGAGTTTCTCTGCAGGCAGCGTCCGTTCCTGAATCCCGATCTTATGAAAGCCGGCATTATTCTGCATGATATTGCGAAGCCGGAGGAGATGATTTCACAGTTCGGGATCGTGTCGGATTACAGCATTAAGGGCAAGCTGATCGGCCATATTTCAATGGCATCGAATTGGATTACAGAGGCAGCCATCCGCTCCGGAATTGATCTCGAATCCGAGAAAGTGCTCGCGCTGCAGCATCTTGTATTGTCACATCACAATCTTGGGGAGTGGGGCAGCCCTGTCCAGCCGCAGACGGCGGAAGCTGTGGCTCTGCATCATATAGACACGATGGACGCCAAGCTGCAAATGGTTGAGGATGCGCTGGATACAACGCCGGAGACTGAGGAATGGACGCCGTTCATCCGGGGGCTGGAGAATAAGGCGGTGTACCGGACGAAGCTGTAGGGTAAAATAAATAAGCAGGTCTTCCCGTAACGGATGAAGACCTGCTTTTTGTTGTGGTGGTTAAGCTCGCGTGCGGTGGATTGAATTTGCCTGGATGCGGCGAATCATTCAAATCAACGGTATTTATACCTTTGATTCTGCCAAAATGCGGCAAATGAGCGAAATCAACGGTATTTATACCCTTGAATTCGCCCAAATACAGCGAACCGCCCAAATCAACGGTATTTATACCCTTGAATTCGCCCAAATGCGGCAAACCATCCAAATCAACGGTATTTATACCTTTGATTCTGCCCAAATGCGGCAAACCATCCAAATCAACGGTATTTATACCTTTGATTCTGCTCAAATGTGGCAAACCACCCAAATCAACGGTACTTATACCTTTGATTTCGCTCAAATGCGGCAAACCGTCCAAATCAACGGTATTTATACCTTTGATTTCGCTCAAATGCGGCAAACCATCCAAATCTGGACGTCCGTCAAGAAAGTAGACATGACTTAATAAGAATTAAGCTGTCTCTTGCTTAAATTTCGCTGCAAATTGAACCGGTGAAAGATAGCCCAGCGCACCATGGATTCGTTTGCGGTTATAAAAAAACTCGATGTACTGGTAGATCGCTTCATAGGCTTGTTTCTTTGTTTTGAATCGGGTGCAGTACACAAACTCTTTCTTAAGTAAGCTGTGGAAAGATTCAATGCAGGCATTGTCGTAACAGTTGCCTTTACGGCTCATACTGGCCTTCATCTGGTACTTTTTAAACGCTCACGGTAATCCTTAGAGGCATATTGTGAGCCGCGATCTGAATGGTGGGTAAGGCCTTTCTTTGGGCGTTTTTGCTTGTGAGCGTCGTCCAGGGCGTCTAGCACAAGGTCAGTAGTCATCCGGTCGCCCAGCCGCCAGCCTACGATTTCCCGGGTGCATAGGTCCAGCACACTGGCCAGGTACATCCGTCCTTCAAGGCAAGGGATGTAGGTGATGTCCGCAACCCAAATCTTATTGGGTTTTTCCGTTTTAAATTGCTGATTCAGCAGGTTCGGTGCAATCGGTAAATCGTGATTGGAGTCGGTCGTATTCACACGAAACTTCTTGGCAACACAGGAGCGCAGGCCCAGTTCTCTCATGTATTTTCCAACGGTGCGTTCGCTGACCCTATGCCCTTCACGCTGCAGGAGAATGGTGATTTTCGGGCTTCCATAGCGGCCATGGGTATCGTGAAAATGATAAGTAATCCGCTGACATAACAACACTTTTCGGTTGGCTTGCGGACCTGGCTTGGCCGTTCTCCATTTGTAATAACCGCTCCGTGACACTTGAAGTACGCCGCACATCCTCTCCACACAGAACCGGGAGCGATGATCCTCGATGAACTGGAATCTCAGTTCTTTGGGTTGCTGAAGATGTGCATAGCTTTTTTTAAGATTTCCATCTCTTCTGCCATTCTAGCAATGGTTTGATCTTTCTCCTCCAGTTGCCGTTTGAGCTCATTCGTTTGCTCAGGGCTGGACACGGGCTCATTCTGGAACTGCCGATATTTCCCTAACCATTGATGTATGGTTTTTGCAGGAATATCTAGCTCCTGGGCTAATTCCACCACCGTCTTGGTCTGCTCCTGGATATACTTTACCGTCTGTCGTTTAAATTCTTCGTTGTAGCTTCTTCGTGTTCCACTCATG
Coding sequences:
- a CDS encoding IS3 family transposase, whose protein sequence is MRFQFIEDHRSRFCVERMCGVLQVSRSGYYKWRTAKPGPQANRKVLLCQRITYHFHDTHGRYGSPKITILLQREGHRVSERTVGKYMRELGLRSCVAKKFRVNTTDSNHDLPIAPNLLNQQFKTEKPNKIWVADITYIPCLEGRMYLASVLDLCTREIVGWRLGDRMTTDLVLDALDDAHKQKRPKKGLTHHSDRGSQYASKDYRERLKSTR
- a CDS encoding IS3 family transposase: MKASMSRKGNCYDNACIESFHSLLKKEFVYCTRFKTKKQAYEAIYQYIEFFYNRKRIHGALGYLSPVQFAAKFKQETA
- a CDS encoding transposase — encoded protein: MSGTRRSYNEEFKRQTVKYIQEQTKTVVELAQELDIPAKTIHQWLGKYRQFQNEPVSSPEQTNELKRQLEEKDQTIARMAEEMEILKKAMHIFSNPKN
- a CDS encoding FMN-binding protein; its protein translation is MKKLISLTVSAAILLAPFAYSINAPALNLQVDAVSAASEETPAATAKPAAKPKATPKATAKPKATAKPKATPKPKATPKPTAKPAATPKATAKPAATPKATVKPAATAKPAATAKPATAAPAATAKPAATAEPVATAEPVTVEQNVYQDGVYSAYGDAYSKGTEGAKITIEDGKITDIELMRTSPKLIDRNARENYSGVWDAYRLMKDRLLGKTRDGAAAVDAVSGATRTSNGWKLSVDRAFERALTEKPEDATYFEGDHMGIDPEGKYAVFASYDANELTAVKLYPLTANGDIVDEKAFTPEQAAAVAAITPALLADGSNAKPVAGYEADTKYAVNAFWDAEQNATIDNAPTYIDGYYSSYGTARSVGVEKADILIRNGKLVDVKLYRLGNNLLDRGATAYADVVKANAPMTAKFLANGSYFADYDDKVDGISGATESSHGWNQAVERAFEKALVEPAEGQYFDGKFAGVDNQSKVMLLVDVEADEVTGIKLSLFGTDGKLIADDKRTADQKALAEQLTAGLLDQGVELADIAGQEALSAAARAALEDALTNASKVQGEYKDGTFTAFGDAYDKGTNRADVTLRNGKIVNIALFRVGMNLVDLGKAAYAEVQKAIPQLTADFMAAGTREAAQEVDAVSGATSSSVALKAAVDRAYGKAEVAEGNKAAFFDGIFIGASADKSVNVMVTVKNHIPVKMIVYYLDTAGKVKANTKLTPAELAVKSEIETTSSGYGLHKYGYRAAAFGSNDEEKALSAKVVEAIKSALEAAGQ
- a CDS encoding HD domain-containing protein; this translates as MTLIKQLSPQDEFTGFYLLRELAVKQTNGTPPKDYFDIVLGDSSGQISAKYWDVSVTDKETFFPMALVKVRGMAHTYREKLQVKVTKIRLANEADGVSLTDFIRSAPIRPVDLVYTIKNAMASIADPEISTIVSFCVGKVEEKLSHYPAAKTHHHAYFAGLAYHMVRMLEIGEFLCRQRPFLNPDLMKAGIILHDIAKPEEMISQFGIVSDYSIKGKLIGHISMASNWITEAAIRSGIDLESEKVLALQHLVLSHHNLGEWGSPVQPQTAEAVALHHIDTMDAKLQMVEDALDTTPETEEWTPFIRGLENKAVYRTKL
- the hemH gene encoding ferrochelatase is translated as MSQPPIGVILAQIGTPEAPSPKAVRPYLKKFLSDRRIIDYPPLLWQPLLRGIILRVRPGRSARLYSEIWLKEGSPLLVHSLAQRKSLQQQLGSRFQVELGLAYSEPGMEQAVARLEASGASRIIILPLFPQYSSTTTASVYDAASFAALGRRSANGPVSKRHVPALRFIDAYYNEPGYIAAMKQHLLDQLALTGSSPDYFLLTFHGIPSRYAATGDPYPGQCKETARLLAEAMNWESGSWQTSFQSRFGREEWLGPSTAEVLQELSGRGICRPAIFSPGLVTDCLETLHELAVEGREQFAAGGGQPEQFTAIPCLNDGEQWIEFLAQTVCKHAAGWVN